The Spirochaeta isovalerica genome includes a window with the following:
- a CDS encoding glycosyltransferase family 2 protein: MTNKILTVVVPSYNSQDYLHRCIDSLLACKDDSLEILIVNDGSRDRTDAIADAYMRNNPGIVRAIHQENKGHGGAVNRGISHAKGKFLKVVDSDDWVDLPSLQSILDKLKELDDQGKTLDLLISNFVYEKEGARFKKTVRYKSVFPEGKIFGWHESRSFRKGQYMLMHSMIYRTGLLRECGLKLPEHTFYVDNLFAFVPLNHVRSLYYIDVNFYRYYIGRADQSVNESVMISRIDQQLKVNQMMLDHMLTSTVFNHKLKKYMRHYLEIIMTVSSILLIRSRQKEHLVQKTDLWHSVKYRDRGLYMSLRFGILGLITHLPGKIGRKISIGIYKLTQLVVGFN, from the coding sequence ATGACGAATAAGATCCTGACGGTCGTTGTGCCGAGTTACAATTCACAGGACTATCTGCACCGTTGCATAGATTCCCTGTTGGCCTGTAAGGACGATTCTCTTGAAATTCTGATTGTCAACGACGGATCCCGGGACAGAACCGATGCCATTGCCGATGCCTATATGAGGAATAACCCGGGAATCGTCAGAGCCATCCATCAGGAAAACAAAGGTCATGGAGGAGCTGTCAATAGGGGAATCAGCCATGCGAAGGGAAAGTTTCTCAAGGTCGTAGATAGTGATGACTGGGTCGATCTCCCGTCCCTCCAGTCCATTTTAGACAAACTGAAGGAACTGGATGACCAGGGCAAAACTCTGGACCTGCTGATCAGCAACTTCGTCTATGAGAAAGAAGGAGCCCGGTTTAAGAAGACGGTCCGCTATAAATCGGTTTTCCCCGAGGGGAAAATCTTCGGATGGCATGAATCAAGGTCCTTCCGCAAAGGTCAGTACATGCTGATGCACTCGATGATCTACCGGACCGGGCTGCTGAGGGAATGCGGCCTCAAACTGCCGGAGCATACATTCTATGTGGACAATCTCTTTGCCTTTGTTCCGCTGAACCATGTGCGGTCCCTCTATTACATCGATGTTAATTTCTACCGCTATTATATCGGCCGTGCCGATCAGTCTGTCAATGAATCAGTCATGATCAGTAGGATCGACCAGCAGCTGAAAGTGAACCAGATGATGCTTGACCATATGCTGACCAGTACGGTTTTCAACCATAAGCTGAAGAAATACATGCGACATTATCTGGAGATTATTATGACAGTTTCCAGTATTCTTCTGATCCGCTCCCGGCAGAAGGAGCATCTCGTTCAGAAAACGGATCTCTGGCATTCCGTCAAGTACAGGGACAGAGGACTCTACATGAGCCTCCGCTTCGGTATTCTCGGATTGATTACCCATCTTCCCGGGAAGATCGGAAGAAAAATATCTATCGGAATTTACAAACTCACTCAGTTGGTCGTGGGTTTCAACTAA
- a CDS encoding glycoside hydrolase family 3 C-terminal domain-containing protein, with protein sequence MKKEKSRKQFLRGRIIALSLFAVLAIVLNILINVFSGYADLYLGKGKAVITTAEGTEDWDSEYYSLDYASEMLLKEAAEDLVKKIEAEGAVLLKNNGALPLETSASNRTKITLMGRDAVDSVFGGSGSGSVDISTVVDLKEGLEKANYSINETVYSLFDSFAAYTMGRNNFGQPAKKYENPKADIVMDKPQDSTYYIGEMPVDRFTDDALASFSTYDDAAIIMFGRGGGEGGDLSQNMKGFEENYEPGQHQLELNKDEKDLLELAKKNFDKVIVLINSSAAMEMGILEDDPEIDAVLWVGSPGQTGFLAVGEILNGTVNPSGRTADIYAADFTKDPTFVNFGHFQYSNISRNNSYGDAFLVEYEEGIYMGYRYYETAAAEGFINYDEAVVYPFGFGLSYTDFHWEVTSREIGDINGSISVDVRVTNKGDRAGKEVVQLYYSAPYYKGGVEKSEVVLGDFAKTGLLGPGESETVTLSIAVEDMASYDFLQERAYVLDKGDYRIRLQTDSHNMKEGVDEIVYSVDSTIVYKDRSGRESDLVAATNLFDDVSSEISRTLSRSDFAGTFPTAPKAEDLKASDAVLAAFAPYWAGDHDDPEAEMPVTGAENGISLINMRGRDFSDPLWEPFLDQLNPEDIITIVINSAYNTGEIDNIGKPATVDLDGPAGINSFMGANIHGVAYTSAVVIASTFSTEIAFEMGEMVGNEGLFYDVHGWYAPAVNIHRSPFAGRNFEYYSEDPYLSGKIGTSVVEGTASKGVYAYVKHYALNDQEANRNANGVATWANEQSIREIYLKPFELIVKNAETTVKYISDEAGTVSEKIMPASTAIMSSFNRIGGVWAGGSVPLMQNILRDEWGFKGVVISDFNLYDHMDVNQGLAAGTDINITFESMKSMDETESATVVQQLRRTGHRLLYTVANSHAMNGIVPGATVTFTMAPWMIGLIAADILIALLLALGIFITLRKAGKLN encoded by the coding sequence ATGAAAAAAGAAAAGAGCAGAAAACAGTTCCTTCGGGGCCGCATTATTGCACTTTCCCTGTTTGCGGTTCTGGCGATTGTTCTCAATATTCTCATCAATGTTTTCAGCGGATACGCTGATTTGTATTTAGGTAAAGGGAAAGCTGTCATTACAACAGCGGAAGGCACAGAGGACTGGGACAGCGAATACTACTCTCTCGATTACGCCTCCGAAATGCTTCTGAAGGAAGCGGCCGAGGATCTGGTAAAAAAAATCGAAGCGGAAGGAGCCGTACTTCTGAAGAATAACGGAGCTCTACCCCTCGAAACATCAGCTTCGAACAGGACAAAAATCACTTTGATGGGCCGTGATGCCGTCGACTCGGTTTTCGGTGGTTCGGGATCCGGTTCTGTCGATATTTCAACTGTTGTCGATTTGAAAGAAGGTCTGGAAAAGGCAAACTACAGCATTAACGAAACGGTTTATTCCCTCTTTGATTCCTTCGCCGCTTACACCATGGGGCGGAACAACTTCGGACAGCCCGCAAAAAAATACGAGAATCCCAAGGCGGATATTGTCATGGACAAGCCGCAGGATTCGACTTATTACATCGGAGAAATGCCTGTTGACAGATTTACCGATGACGCACTGGCCAGTTTCAGTACATATGACGATGCGGCAATTATCATGTTCGGCCGTGGGGGCGGAGAAGGGGGAGACCTTTCTCAGAATATGAAAGGGTTCGAAGAAAACTATGAGCCCGGACAGCATCAGCTGGAACTCAACAAGGATGAGAAGGATCTTCTCGAACTGGCTAAAAAGAACTTCGACAAGGTAATCGTCCTCATCAACTCAAGCGCTGCCATGGAAATGGGTATTCTTGAAGATGATCCGGAAATCGATGCGGTCCTATGGGTCGGTTCACCCGGTCAGACAGGATTTCTCGCTGTCGGAGAAATTCTGAACGGAACGGTCAATCCCTCAGGGAGGACAGCCGATATCTATGCAGCCGATTTTACAAAGGATCCCACTTTTGTCAATTTCGGACACTTTCAGTATTCCAATATCAGCCGTAATAACTCGTACGGCGACGCCTTTCTCGTTGAATACGAGGAAGGGATATATATGGGGTACCGCTACTACGAAACGGCAGCGGCTGAAGGTTTCATCAACTATGACGAAGCCGTTGTCTATCCATTTGGTTTCGGGCTCAGTTACACTGATTTTCATTGGGAAGTTACGTCCCGGGAGATCGGAGATATCAATGGATCCATTTCAGTCGATGTTAGAGTTACCAATAAGGGCGATCGGGCCGGAAAAGAAGTGGTTCAGCTATATTATTCAGCACCCTACTATAAGGGCGGCGTAGAGAAATCGGAAGTTGTTCTCGGAGATTTCGCGAAAACCGGTCTTCTCGGTCCGGGAGAATCGGAAACTGTCACTCTGTCAATTGCCGTGGAGGATATGGCCTCCTATGATTTCCTTCAGGAGAGAGCCTATGTTCTCGATAAGGGAGATTACAGGATCAGGCTTCAGACCGACTCTCACAACATGAAGGAAGGCGTGGATGAGATCGTCTATTCCGTTGACAGCACTATTGTCTATAAGGACAGGAGCGGAAGAGAATCCGATCTTGTAGCGGCGACAAATCTCTTCGATGATGTTTCGTCCGAGATCAGCAGAACCCTTTCGAGAAGTGATTTCGCCGGAACCTTTCCCACTGCGCCCAAAGCAGAGGATCTGAAAGCAAGCGATGCGGTTCTGGCTGCTTTTGCCCCTTATTGGGCCGGTGATCACGATGATCCGGAGGCCGAAATGCCGGTTACCGGAGCGGAAAACGGAATCTCTCTGATCAACATGAGAGGCCGGGACTTCAGTGATCCCCTCTGGGAGCCTTTCCTGGATCAGCTCAATCCCGAAGATATCATAACCATTGTCATCAACAGCGCCTATAATACGGGAGAGATTGACAACATTGGCAAGCCTGCTACGGTTGACCTCGATGGACCGGCTGGAATCAACTCTTTCATGGGTGCCAATATACACGGCGTAGCCTACACTTCAGCGGTTGTTATAGCATCGACTTTCAGCACCGAAATAGCCTTTGAAATGGGTGAAATGGTCGGAAACGAAGGTCTGTTCTATGATGTTCACGGATGGTATGCTCCTGCTGTTAATATTCACAGATCTCCCTTTGCCGGTAGAAACTTCGAGTATTATTCAGAAGATCCTTACCTCTCGGGGAAAATCGGAACTTCCGTTGTTGAGGGAACAGCCTCAAAAGGTGTCTATGCCTATGTGAAGCATTATGCGCTGAATGACCAGGAGGCGAACAGAAATGCCAATGGTGTGGCAACCTGGGCCAATGAGCAGTCAATCAGAGAGATCTATCTGAAGCCCTTTGAGCTCATTGTCAAAAATGCCGAAACCACGGTCAAGTACATATCCGATGAGGCCGGTACGGTCAGTGAAAAAATCATGCCCGCTTCCACAGCGATTATGAGTTCGTTCAACAGAATCGGAGGGGTCTGGGCCGGTGGATCAGTTCCTCTTATGCAGAATATCCTCCGTGATGAATGGGGTTTCAAAGGTGTCGTGATCAGTGACTTCAACCTCTATGACCATATGGATGTCAATCAGGGACTGGCTGCCGGAACCGACATCAACATCACCTTCGAGTCTATGAAATCCATGGATGAAACGGAAAGCGCTACTGTTGTCCAGCAACTGCGCCGGACCGGGCACAGGCTTCTCTATACCGTGGCGAACAGCCATGCCATGAATGGAATAGTTCCCGGAGCGACGGTAACGTTTACAATGGCTCCCTGGATGATCGGCCTTATTGCAGCCGATATCCTCATAGCTCTTCTTCTGGCTCTCGGTATATTTATCACTTTGAGAAAAGCCGGAAAACTGAACTGA
- a CDS encoding alpha/beta hydrolase, whose amino-acid sequence MKISPLRLLTAAMVCTVLISCGVEKKVILHAGEMSDGTLAVYASGMDKLVFLESGSSLEVPYGPLAIEAIGDQGYEFSYWNGVDGEDSKLFFNIEEEQTIGAVFVQAEYSVSLDEAVNGNVTVNPEVIPGKKYPANTVFTIEAEADAGFEIDSLYYAVPGPWWVDYFESPKSHFEVRLTSPMVLGASFMDRNMTKGIKVINDIVYAKPGVKELKYDLFSPENAAELPLLIIVHGGGWSSNSEDVMRGMAREIAGTGKYVVASIDYRWIGHLDGDPEPNLMHDLIGDVYGAMAHVIEHAEEYGADPECIVITGDSAGGHLSASAATMIERIGDGGFGEKKGVYEIMPTYLPAKMSVYEFRDFLKGALRAAAPSYGVFDVRTNPEVPMPEQSSDALRAVSPIFNIPAEDERSIPHFLVRGTADPLIRDEMVRIYNDALQDAGQDALYLQVPDAGHAFFDWKPDRETQAVFEEFGVPNIYEMLDFFDRFIK is encoded by the coding sequence ATGAAAATAAGCCCTCTCCGACTGCTAACTGCGGCGATGGTATGCACAGTTTTAATCTCGTGCGGAGTAGAAAAAAAAGTGATCCTTCATGCAGGGGAGATGAGTGATGGTACATTGGCCGTTTACGCTTCCGGTATGGATAAACTGGTTTTTCTGGAGAGCGGCAGCTCTCTTGAAGTGCCTTACGGTCCTCTTGCAATTGAAGCGATAGGCGATCAGGGCTATGAGTTCAGTTACTGGAATGGTGTAGATGGAGAAGACTCGAAACTCTTTTTCAATATTGAGGAGGAACAGACGATCGGTGCTGTTTTTGTTCAGGCGGAATACTCTGTCAGCCTCGATGAGGCAGTAAACGGAAACGTAACCGTGAATCCTGAAGTTATCCCGGGAAAGAAATATCCAGCCAATACCGTATTTACCATAGAGGCCGAAGCTGATGCGGGGTTTGAGATCGACTCTCTCTATTATGCCGTACCCGGCCCATGGTGGGTTGATTATTTCGAAAGTCCGAAAAGTCATTTTGAAGTCAGACTCACATCACCAATGGTTTTGGGGGCTTCTTTCATGGACAGGAATATGACGAAAGGAATAAAAGTTATCAACGACATTGTCTATGCAAAGCCGGGAGTGAAGGAGCTGAAATATGACCTGTTCTCTCCCGAAAACGCAGCTGAACTGCCCCTTCTCATCATTGTCCACGGTGGGGGATGGTCGTCCAACAGTGAAGATGTTATGAGGGGGATGGCCCGGGAGATTGCCGGAACAGGTAAATATGTTGTGGCCAGCATCGATTACCGGTGGATCGGTCATCTCGATGGAGATCCGGAGCCGAATCTTATGCATGATCTGATCGGAGACGTCTACGGCGCCATGGCTCACGTAATCGAGCATGCTGAAGAATACGGTGCCGATCCGGAGTGTATAGTAATTACCGGAGACAGTGCCGGAGGGCATCTCAGCGCATCCGCAGCAACTATGATTGAACGTATCGGAGACGGCGGATTTGGAGAAAAGAAGGGAGTGTATGAAATTATGCCCACTTATCTCCCCGCTAAAATGTCTGTTTATGAGTTCAGAGATTTTCTGAAAGGAGCCTTAAGGGCAGCTGCACCGAGTTACGGAGTATTTGATGTTAGAACTAACCCGGAAGTGCCCATGCCGGAACAGTCCTCAGATGCTTTGAGGGCGGTCAGTCCAATCTTCAACATTCCTGCCGAAGATGAACGCTCTATTCCTCATTTCCTGGTTCGTGGTACAGCCGATCCGCTCATTAGGGATGAAATGGTTCGCATCTATAACGACGCTCTGCAAGATGCCGGACAGGATGCTCTCTACCTGCAGGTTCCCGATGCCGGACATGCCTTTTTTGACTGGAAACCCGACCGGGAGACTCAAGCTGTTTTTGAAGAATTCGGCGTTCCCAATATTTACGAAATGCTGGACTTTTTTGACCGGTTCATTAAATAA
- a CDS encoding family 43 glycosylhydrolase: protein MNNSVFNPFLPAGEYIPDGEPRVFGDRVYLYGSHDRFNGAIFCLNDYVSYSAPLENLSDWRYEGIIYRKTQDPGNRLGLRLLFAPDVVQGSDNRYYLYYTLDFSGIMGVAVSDRPSGPFSFHGHIRDSGGARWGRRTGDHLPFDPGVLVDRGRVYLYSGFAVKIPAPLTGFRSLKSEGGVVVELETDMITIKKEPLLLFPAKGPGSYSDHEFFEASSIRKINDLYYFIYSSRHNHELCYAVSERPDSGFQFAGTLVSLGDIGLSGITQEGKGRNYLGNTHGSLLQHNGKFFIFYHRQTNRNSFSRQACAEELPLGGNGLPVQAEVTSCGLNGKPLPGSGEYGAYIACNLGSLRGVGRYDSYCPRFLFRKHPYITQEGKDGRPGAYQYIANMQNGALVGFKYFEFVQSGTITIKARGAAEGEITVFCSEQGDKVAEFPLHLRNRRRWTEIRTSFSPPVGVHPLYFRFSGKGKMDFLSFTFLR from the coding sequence ATGAATAATTCCGTTTTCAACCCCTTTCTACCGGCCGGTGAATACATTCCCGATGGAGAACCGCGGGTTTTCGGTGACAGAGTTTACCTTTACGGATCGCATGACCGCTTCAACGGAGCAATTTTCTGCCTGAACGATTATGTCTCCTATTCTGCTCCTTTAGAGAATCTCTCTGACTGGAGATATGAAGGAATTATATACAGAAAGACTCAGGATCCCGGTAATCGTCTGGGGCTTCGCCTCCTTTTCGCTCCCGATGTTGTTCAGGGCTCCGATAACCGTTATTACCTCTACTATACGCTGGATTTCAGCGGTATTATGGGAGTCGCTGTTTCCGATAGACCTTCCGGTCCCTTCTCTTTTCACGGTCATATCAGGGATTCCGGCGGAGCAAGATGGGGGCGCCGCACAGGAGATCATCTTCCCTTCGATCCGGGGGTTCTGGTCGATCGGGGGCGAGTCTACCTCTATTCGGGTTTCGCTGTAAAGATCCCGGCTCCTCTGACGGGATTCCGATCGCTGAAAAGCGAAGGAGGAGTCGTTGTCGAACTTGAAACCGATATGATCACAATTAAAAAAGAACCCCTCCTTCTCTTTCCCGCTAAAGGGCCGGGCTCATATTCGGACCACGAGTTTTTTGAAGCCTCTTCCATTCGGAAAATAAATGATCTTTATTATTTCATCTATTCATCACGTCACAATCACGAGCTATGTTATGCTGTCAGTGAACGACCCGATTCGGGGTTCCAATTTGCCGGAACTCTGGTCAGCCTCGGCGATATCGGATTAAGTGGAATTACGCAAGAGGGAAAAGGGCGCAATTACCTCGGCAATACACACGGAAGTCTGCTCCAACATAACGGGAAGTTCTTCATTTTTTATCACAGGCAGACGAACCGGAATTCCTTTTCACGACAGGCCTGCGCTGAAGAATTGCCGCTGGGCGGGAACGGGCTGCCGGTGCAGGCGGAAGTTACCAGCTGCGGTCTGAACGGCAAGCCTCTTCCGGGAAGTGGGGAATACGGTGCGTATATAGCCTGTAATCTCGGTTCATTGAGAGGAGTCGGCCGTTATGACAGTTATTGCCCGCGATTTCTCTTCCGAAAGCACCCTTATATCACTCAGGAGGGAAAGGACGGCCGGCCCGGAGCTTATCAGTATATCGCCAATATGCAAAATGGAGCACTAGTCGGCTTTAAATATTTCGAGTTTGTACAGTCCGGAACAATAACCATAAAGGCAAGAGGAGCGGCTGAAGGGGAAATAACAGTTTTCTGTTCTGAGCAGGGAGATAAAGTTGCTGAATTTCCCCTTCATCTCAGGAACCGTAGAAGATGGACTGAGATCCGGACCTCATTCAGTCCGCCGGTTGGAGTCCATCCCCTTTATTTCCGGTTTTCCGGAAAGGGGAAAATGGATTTCCTGTCTTTTACTTTTTTAAGGTAA
- a CDS encoding nucleotidyltransferase domain-containing protein — protein MILNRLKEIEIEHDIKIILAVESGSRAWGFESADSDYDVRFVYMHKKDWYLHVKPKRDVIEYPIVDDFDFSGWDIKKTLVLISRSNNTFSEWLRSPIVYIRDNRSVDILREINNLYFSPVSSIYHYLSMAERNFDPIQKKDQIRLKKYFYVLRPILACFWIMKYKEFPPIEFEKLLTLLDIENPVYQKIKDLLEIKKSLLESSEISSIGLLDSYISESLYAIRKSVEHMKKPKTSDNETLDKAFIDLVNLFDN, from the coding sequence ATGATACTAAACAGACTAAAAGAAATTGAAATCGAGCATGATATAAAAATTATCCTTGCAGTCGAGTCCGGCTCACGGGCCTGGGGTTTTGAATCCGCCGATAGTGATTATGATGTCAGGTTTGTTTATATGCATAAAAAGGACTGGTATCTCCATGTGAAACCGAAAAGAGATGTTATCGAATACCCGATCGTTGATGATTTTGATTTCTCCGGTTGGGATATTAAGAAGACATTAGTACTCATCTCGCGATCAAATAATACTTTTTCTGAATGGTTGAGATCTCCTATTGTTTATATTCGAGATAATCGATCCGTTGATATTCTCCGGGAGATTAATAATCTGTATTTCTCACCAGTTTCATCGATATATCATTATTTGAGTATGGCTGAAAGGAATTTTGATCCAATACAGAAAAAGGATCAAATCAGGTTGAAGAAGTATTTTTATGTTTTAAGGCCGATTCTGGCCTGTTTCTGGATAATGAAATATAAAGAGTTTCCTCCAATAGAGTTTGAGAAGCTTCTAACTCTGTTGGATATAGAAAACCCTGTATATCAAAAAATCAAAGATCTGTTGGAAATTAAGAAGAGTTTGCTGGAATCTAGCGAGATTTCCAGCATTGGATTACTCGATTCCTATATCTCTGAAAGCCTTTATGCAATCAGAAAATCTGTAGAACATATGAAAAAGCCGAAAACTTCAGATAATGAAACTCTCGATAAGGCATTTATTGATCTTGTTAATCTCTTTGATAATTGA
- the vapB gene encoding type II toxin-antitoxin system VapB family antitoxin, which produces MNIGSVFENNRTQAVRLPVETRFPKNIKKVTVRVVGESRIIAPLNKSWDDFFLSGEVGVTDDFISERASQHQAERESF; this is translated from the coding sequence ATGAATATTGGATCAGTTTTTGAAAATAACAGAACTCAGGCTGTTCGCCTTCCAGTTGAAACCAGATTCCCTAAAAATATAAAGAAAGTTACGGTTCGAGTCGTCGGAGAGTCCCGGATAATTGCTCCGCTAAATAAAAGCTGGGATGATTTCTTTCTTTCCGGTGAAGTGGGAGTCACCGATGATTTCATATCAGAACGTGCTTCTCAGCATCAGGCGGAAAGGGAATCATTTTAA
- the vapC gene encoding type II toxin-antitoxin system tRNA(fMet)-specific endonuclease VapC, which yields MLDTNIVIYVIKRRPIELLDVFNKHVDQMCISTITLAELMHGVEKSSKPEQNLRNVEDFVTHLDVLHYDDEVAMHYGDIRADLEKKGTVIGVNDLHIAGHARSKGLILVSNNTREFERVEGLRLIDWTVSEK from the coding sequence ATGCTTGATACAAATATAGTTATTTATGTGATTAAACGGCGACCTATTGAATTGCTCGATGTTTTCAATAAACATGTGGACCAGATGTGTATCAGCACAATTACTCTGGCTGAACTCATGCATGGTGTTGAAAAAAGTTCAAAGCCTGAACAGAATCTTAGAAATGTTGAAGACTTTGTAACCCATCTCGATGTACTGCATTATGATGATGAAGTGGCGATGCATTATGGTGATATAAGAGCCGATCTGGAAAAAAAAGGAACTGTGATTGGTGTTAATGATCTCCATATTGCCGGACATGCCCGGAGCAAAGGACTCATCCTGGTATCGAACAATACGAGAGAATTTGAACGGGTGGAAGGGCTGAGGTTGATTGATTGGACTGTTTCTGAGAAGTGA
- a CDS encoding type II toxin-antitoxin system RelE/ParE family toxin, giving the protein MHKYSVEVSDTAQSDIKGIVSYINLELKNPLSAKKLAVKFRKSILSLEEMPKRFNLLKDEMLSRNGIRKMAIDNYLAFYIVDDNKKIVSIIRVLYSRRDWEEII; this is encoded by the coding sequence ATGCACAAGTATTCTGTTGAAGTTTCCGATACCGCTCAATCCGATATTAAGGGAATTGTATCCTATATCAATCTGGAACTTAAGAATCCCTTGTCGGCAAAAAAATTGGCAGTAAAATTTAGAAAAAGTATTTTAAGTCTGGAGGAGATGCCAAAGAGATTTAATCTGTTAAAAGATGAGATGTTATCCAGAAATGGTATCAGAAAAATGGCAATCGATAACTACCTGGCCTTTTACATAGTCGATGATAATAAAAAAATAGTGTCGATAATCCGTGTCCTTTACAGCAGGAGAGACTGGGAAGAAATCATCTGA
- a CDS encoding type II toxin-antitoxin system Phd/YefM family antitoxin — protein MPSIRPSSDLRNKYNEISEFCHENNEPVYITKNGKGDLAVMSIETFEILAGKFELYKMLDKGLEDIKSNRVKGAADFFDDLENSI, from the coding sequence ATGCCAAGCATCAGACCCAGCTCCGATTTAAGAAACAAATACAATGAAATCTCTGAATTTTGTCATGAAAATAATGAACCTGTCTATATTACGAAAAACGGCAAAGGAGATCTTGCTGTAATGAGTATAGAAACCTTTGAAATCCTGGCAGGAAAATTTGAGCTATACAAAATGCTGGATAAGGGACTAGAGGATATAAAAAGCAACAGAGTCAAAGGGGCAGCTGATTTTTTTGATGATTTGGAAAATTCAATTTAA
- a CDS encoding DUF6326 family protein: MKQNVPVIQSTLWIVLMINMIFIDIYSIIVILSGGGNMDIPGDAGVFMAIAVFMTNVPTVMIFLSRVLPFRPSKIMHYITIVFTGLYIIGLGDSSPHYIAGAAVELITLVILFIITLKWKESNRN, from the coding sequence ATGAAACAAAACGTACCTGTGATTCAATCGACTTTATGGATCGTCCTAATGATCAATATGATTTTTATTGATATTTATTCGATCATTGTAATTCTTTCCGGTGGTGGGAATATGGATATCCCCGGAGACGCCGGAGTATTCATGGCCATCGCTGTATTCATGACCAATGTGCCGACGGTCATGATCTTTCTCTCGCGGGTTCTGCCCTTCCGCCCCAGCAAAATAATGCACTATATCACTATAGTTTTTACAGGCCTTTACATCATCGGGCTGGGAGATTCTTCTCCTCATTACATTGCCGGCGCGGCTGTGGAGCTGATTACACTGGTGATTCTTTTTATCATTACGTTGAAGTGGAAAGAAAGTAACAGGAATTAA
- a CDS encoding Crp/Fnr family transcriptional regulator, protein MNETVEQLQIFLSRYMEIDERLASLLVETAMVRRYGKDEFLLRQGDLSEETFFILKGCVRSFSLVSGEDKTLDFYCEEEPIMPLELGEKRPASHSLIAMEELILIASTPSMEEEAFKRHPEIKNVCLAMAETMSHSLQKKFTFYRTSSAEDRYIALREQRPDLLQRVPQYHIASYLGIKPESLSRIRRRLQSQNR, encoded by the coding sequence ATGAACGAAACCGTAGAACAGCTTCAAATATTCCTTTCCCGATATATGGAAATCGATGAAAGATTGGCCTCTCTATTGGTGGAAACGGCAATGGTCCGCCGCTATGGCAAAGACGAATTTCTCCTTCGCCAGGGGGATCTTTCAGAAGAAACCTTCTTTATCCTCAAAGGATGTGTCCGGAGTTTCTCTCTAGTGAGCGGGGAAGACAAAACTCTGGATTTTTACTGTGAAGAGGAGCCGATTATGCCTCTGGAGCTGGGAGAAAAACGACCTGCCAGCCATAGTCTCATAGCCATGGAAGAGCTTATCCTGATTGCCAGCACCCCTTCTATGGAAGAAGAAGCCTTTAAAAGACATCCAGAGATTAAAAATGTCTGCCTGGCCATGGCGGAGACAATGAGTCATTCTCTGCAGAAGAAGTTTACTTTTTATCGCACTTCTTCGGCAGAAGATCGCTATATCGCCCTCCGGGAACAGCGCCCCGATCTACTGCAGAGAGTCCCTCAATATCACATTGCCAGTTATTTGGGGATCAAACCGGAATCGCTGAGCCGCATACGGCGCAGACTCCAATCTCAAAACCGGTAA
- a CDS encoding transporter substrate-binding domain-containing protein, translating into MNLTGQTLDTLDFSIGEYPPGVSEYLPGYGFFTEIVTEAFKAEGIEVNYSFCPWARVWLNITEGNSDGSLGYLWNPEREEEVLYSKPIWDMSFSAAFCLKEKTFHISKPDDLMDYKVIIQRGYSYGANVDQYLASDKIDYCVVETEEQAFKMLILNRAEFFLTNNLNGLYTIQTFFPEENTFTYYSYDPTLNGASFHMVVSKKHPRSRWIIERFNSGLEKIKSSGLFDEISADYLPHS; encoded by the coding sequence GTGAATCTAACCGGACAGACTCTGGATACACTTGATTTCTCCATTGGCGAATACCCTCCCGGAGTATCAGAGTACTTGCCGGGATACGGTTTCTTTACGGAGATCGTAACAGAAGCCTTTAAAGCAGAAGGCATTGAGGTCAATTATAGTTTCTGTCCCTGGGCAAGAGTCTGGCTCAATATTACTGAAGGTAATTCTGACGGAAGTCTGGGTTACTTGTGGAATCCGGAAAGAGAGGAAGAAGTCCTTTACAGCAAACCTATCTGGGATATGAGTTTCAGCGCGGCCTTTTGCCTGAAAGAAAAGACCTTCCATATAAGCAAACCGGATGATTTAATGGATTACAAAGTAATCATCCAGAGAGGGTACTCATACGGAGCCAATGTGGATCAATACCTGGCTTCTGATAAAATTGATTACTGTGTGGTAGAAACTGAGGAACAGGCTTTTAAAATGCTAATTCTCAATCGTGCGGAATTTTTCCTGACAAACAATCTAAATGGATTGTACACCATTCAAACTTTTTTTCCGGAAGAAAATACGTTCACCTATTATAGCTATGATCCTACACTTAACGGTGCCAGTTTTCACATGGTTGTTTCTAAAAAGCACCCGCGCAGCCGATGGATAATTGAGCGATTCAACTCAGGTCTGGAAAAAATCAAAAGCTCCGGACTTTTTGATGAAATCTCAGCAGACTATCTGCCTCATTCTTAA